DNA from Ignatzschineria indica:
GAGCTGATTGCAGATCCAAAGATGGAACGAAATCAACATAAAATTATTGCACAAGGTAAGTTTGGTGCTATGGAGATTGTGATGATGGGAGTTCCTTTAGAGAGTAACCCTAAGACTTCAATGCTCGCTGCATTAAGTGTTGCACGTTTCTGTCGTCAGCTTGACGATGCGCTACTCATTTAGGTGGCTCATATTAGAACTATTTACTGGGGGATAAGGAGTATATATTGTGAATAATGTGAAAAAAATATTTTTAGCAGGTGAATGGAGATTAGGTCGTGGAGAGCCCTCAAAAAGCTTCTTCCCCGCAGATATGAGTCTTAATGCAGAATTTTCCACAGCTTCTTTAGAGGATGTGGAAGAGGCGATTGTTGCAGCAGATAGAGCATGGAGAGAGCCCTCATGGCGAGATCTACTGCCGACAGAGAGAGCGCGCATTCTCTTTAAATTTGCAGATATTTTAGAGCGAGATCGAGATGAACTCGCTCAGCTTCAAACTCGGGATAATGGCAAACCTCTCTATGAAACACGTGGATTGGTTGCAAGTGCTATTGCCACGACGCGTTATGTCGCCTCCACATTAGAGACGATGGATAATGAATTAACTAATCAGCGTATGCATGATGCTATTACGCTTAGCCTCTATGAGCCATTGGGCGTTATTGCGGCAATTACTCCTTGGAACTCGCCTATTGCCTCAGAAGTACAGAAGTTGATTCCGGCATTAGCGGGGGGCAATGCGGTCATCTTAAAGCCTGCGGAAGCTACATCGTTGATTGCACTAGAATTAGCTAAACGATTTGAAGAAGCAGGGTTGCCCAAAGGGATCTTAAGTGTTCTGCCGGGGCGTGGTTCGGTGGTGGGAAATGCCATTGTGAATCATCCATTAGTGAAGAAGATCTCATTTACCGGAGGCACCAATACTGGAAGAGCGTTAGCTCATGTTGCTGCTGAGCGCCTGATTACCACCTCATTAGAGCTTGGAGGGAAATCACCTACAATCGTCTTAGAGGATGCCAATTTAGAGTTAGCCGTCAATGGTGTTATTTATGGCATCTTTAGCTCAGCCGGACAAGCCTGTATCGCCGGCTCACGCCTCTTTGTGCATCGTTCGCTCTATGAGCCTTTTTTAGCAAAACTCATTGAAAAGAGTGCCGCTCTGCGTGTTGGGCACCCAGAAGATCCCACAACACAGGTGGGACCAGTGATTAGCGAGCAACATTTAGAGAGTATCGACCGTTATGTCCAGCAGGCGGTTGCGGAAGGGGGCAAGATCGAGATAGGTGGAAAACGTCTATTAGAAGGGGCGTTAGCAGAGGGAAGTTATTATGCACCGACGATTATTACCGGCTTAAAAAATAGTGATTCCGTCTGTCAAGAGGAGATCTTTGGCCCTGTATTGGTGGTGCTTCCTTTTGATGATGAAGCGGCACTGATTACCGAAGCTAATGACTCCGTTTATGGGCTATCTGCCGGTATCTGGACAGAAAATTATCGCCGCGCATGGCAATTAGCACGAATTTTAGAAGCGGGAACCGTTTGGATCAATACCTATAAAAAATTCTCTATCTCAACACCTTTTGGGGGTTATAAAGAGAGCGGTATTGGGCGAGAGAAGGGACGTTTAGGGATTCTCTCTTATATGCAACAAAAGAGTATCTTCTTAAGCTTAGATGAGACACCTAATCCTTGGTGTGAGTAATCTTTTCATCTTAGAAGTAGAGAAGATCTATTTAGAGAGACGGTCGATAAGAACCTCGATGAGAAGATTGATAAGAAGATTGATAAGAAGATTGATAAGAAGATTGATAAGAAGATTGATAAGAAGATTGAGATAGACGTAGAAACAGAAAGCGTAGGAGAAAAGAATGAAGGTAACAGTTGGAGAAGCGATTGCACGCTTATTAGAAGTGCATGGCGTTGAGGATGTGTATGGCGTTATTTCGATCCATAACCTCCCTATTGCAGATGCTATTGGTCGCCGAGAAAAGATCAACTTTGTCTGCTCTCGCGGGGAAGCAGGTTGCTTGACGATGGCAGATGCCCATGCCCGTTTTAAGGGATTAGGTGTTGCAATTACAAGTACCGGTGCCGGTGCCGGAAATGCGGTGGGATCTCTAATTGAGGCCTGTAATGCTGCAAGCCCGGTACTGCATATTACCGGCCAGGTTGAACGAGAGTATCTCGATCGAGATGCCTCCTTTATTCATGAGGCAAAAGATCAATTAACCTTTTTAAAGGCAGCGAGTAAGGCGGCTTATCGTATTATGAGTCCCGATAATGCCATTGGTATTATGCGTGAGGCGATTCGTGTGGCGCAAACTGTTCCAATGGGGCCGGTAAGTGTTGAGATTCCGATCGATGTACAAGCCTCTGAAATCGAGCTTCCCGAAGAGCTCTATCCTGTGGGAGCTTTACAGATGCCGATGATCGATCGTGCCGCCTTGGGCAGAGTGGTGGAGAGTTTAAAAGAGGCAAAACGACCAATTTTATGGATTGGAGGTGGTTGTATTGGTGCAGAGCAGGAGGTTAAGGCTTTGGCTGATCTTGGGATTCCTGTTCTCTCATCGACCCATGCAAGAGGCGTATTGCCGGATCACCATCCGCGTAGTTTGGGCGCTTTCCATAACTCTCAAAAGGTCGAAGAGCTCCTAAAGTCAGCTGATATTGCTTTGGTAGTGGGATCTCGCTTAAGAAGTAATGAGACGAAGACTTATAGCATTCAATTTCCAGAAAAGCTGATTCAGATCGATGCTAACCCCATTGCGCAGCAGAGAAACTACCGTGTCGAGCACTTTATCTGTTCTGAGGCAAAAGCCTTTTTAGCGTATCTTGCAACCGCCTTAGGGCAACACTCTTTTATCGATCCCGACTATGATCGAGAGATTAGAGAAGCGAAAGAAGCGGCGATTAAGGCTCTTACAGAGCAGTTAGGTCCTTATGCTGAGATCTGTTTTGCTCTACGAGATGCATTGCCGGAGAGTGGTATTTTAGTGCGAGATATTACGATGTCAGGAAGCACTTGGGGAAGTCGACTCTTTCCAGTACAAGCTCCACTTCGTAATATCCACTCGCTTGCCGGTGCTATCGGCTTAGGTTTGACGCATGGCATTGGATCGGCGATTGCCAATCGCGATAAAAAGATTGTCTCTTTAGTGGGAGATGGCGGTTTAATGCTTGGGATTGGCGAGATTGCAACCATGGTGCAGGAGAATCTGAATATGGTTCTACTGGTGATGAATGATCAAGGTTATGGGGTGATGCGCGGCATTCAGAATAACTACTTTGGTGGACGCCAATATTATAATGAGCTACATACGCCAAGTTATAAGAAGTTAGGGGAATCGATGGGCTGTGTGAGCTTTTTAGCAAGCTCGGTTGAGGAGTTTCGTCAGGTCATTGCCGATGCGATTGCGATTGAAGGGCCGACAGTCGTTGAGGTGGATATGACCGCAATTGGCCCCCTTAACTTTGCCGGTCCGCCACAGAAAAAGCTCTATTAAAAGCTTTATTAAAAGCTCTAGTAAAAAGGCTCTATAAATATTTTTATCCGTGAGTGATAGATTAGGTTGAAATGTAGAGAGCTGTTTGATATTGCCCCCTCCTTAAAAAGAGGGGGCTTTACTTTTGTGGCACTCCTCTTCGCGCTTTCTATGATATCTTGGAAGTAGAGTCTTTTTTAGA
Protein-coding regions in this window:
- a CDS encoding thiamine pyrophosphate-binding protein yields the protein MKVTVGEAIARLLEVHGVEDVYGVISIHNLPIADAIGRREKINFVCSRGEAGCLTMADAHARFKGLGVAITSTGAGAGNAVGSLIEACNAASPVLHITGQVEREYLDRDASFIHEAKDQLTFLKAASKAAYRIMSPDNAIGIMREAIRVAQTVPMGPVSVEIPIDVQASEIELPEELYPVGALQMPMIDRAALGRVVESLKEAKRPILWIGGGCIGAEQEVKALADLGIPVLSSTHARGVLPDHHPRSLGAFHNSQKVEELLKSADIALVVGSRLRSNETKTYSIQFPEKLIQIDANPIAQQRNYRVEHFICSEAKAFLAYLATALGQHSFIDPDYDREIREAKEAAIKALTEQLGPYAEICFALRDALPESGILVRDITMSGSTWGSRLFPVQAPLRNIHSLAGAIGLGLTHGIGSAIANRDKKIVSLVGDGGLMLGIGEIATMVQENLNMVLLVMNDQGYGVMRGIQNNYFGGRQYYNELHTPSYKKLGESMGCVSFLASSVEEFRQVIADAIAIEGPTVVEVDMTAIGPLNFAGPPQKKLY
- a CDS encoding aldehyde dehydrogenase, giving the protein MKKIFLAGEWRLGRGEPSKSFFPADMSLNAEFSTASLEDVEEAIVAADRAWREPSWRDLLPTERARILFKFADILERDRDELAQLQTRDNGKPLYETRGLVASAIATTRYVASTLETMDNELTNQRMHDAITLSLYEPLGVIAAITPWNSPIASEVQKLIPALAGGNAVILKPAEATSLIALELAKRFEEAGLPKGILSVLPGRGSVVGNAIVNHPLVKKISFTGGTNTGRALAHVAAERLITTSLELGGKSPTIVLEDANLELAVNGVIYGIFSSAGQACIAGSRLFVHRSLYEPFLAKLIEKSAALRVGHPEDPTTQVGPVISEQHLESIDRYVQQAVAEGGKIEIGGKRLLEGALAEGSYYAPTIITGLKNSDSVCQEEIFGPVLVVLPFDDEAALITEANDSVYGLSAGIWTENYRRAWQLARILEAGTVWINTYKKFSISTPFGGYKESGIGREKGRLGILSYMQQKSIFLSLDETPNPWCE